AGGTTCAGGTCCCTGGTACAGtggtctaagagcatctccagccgttccaGGGCGCATAAAAagcgccccctgggggcgagccggcgatgcAGTCGGCGTTGGGGGCGGTTTCGCGCtcagtcgtcgcccccaggcgccgaaattggcccacttttcagtcccatttcggcgaataaagggTCCATATGGGCGACAATAGGCCCATATTCGACGTGGTTCGCCGTTGTTCGgcgttcaattatgcacataattttttttatcacacatttcatcacaaaaatatcaaatacttcaacaaaatagtacaacaacaaatagttcaatacaaattatatagttcaacaaataaaaactcatatttcatcacacgtcgtgCCCGGCGTcacccttgagcctccatagatgctctatcagatcttgctgcagttgatgatgcacctgtgggtctcggatctcctgacgtatactgagataggcagtccaggttgccggtagctagtGATCAACTTCGgttagaggaccctgcctgtagtatggttcagtgtcaaacaccgtgtcttcttgctcgctctcgatgatcatgttctGCAAGATGACACAccaagtcataatctcccacatttgatctttcgaccaggtctgagcggggtatcggacaacagcaaatcgagattggagcacaccaaatgccctttCGACATCCTTCCCGCAAGCttcctgaaccttcgcaaaccaggcattcttgcctcctggcacagggtttgagatcgtcttcacaaatgttgaccatctcggatagatgccatcagctagatagtaccccttgttgtagtgtcgcccattgatctcgaagttcaccggaggagaatgaccttcaacaagcttggcaaagacaggagagcactgcagcacgttgatgtcattgtgagttccatGAATgcccaaagaaggagtgccaaatccagaggtcctgtgtggccaccgcctcaagcaccacactgcaaccgcctttggcgcctttgtacatcccctgccaagcaaatgggcaattcttccatttccaatgcatgcagtcgatgcttccaagcatcccaggaaatcctcttgctacaTTCTGTGCTacgatccgagcagtgtcttccacATTGGGTATTCTCAAGTAttgtggtccaaacactgccaccactgcccgacagaacttgtagaaacactctatgctggtggactcggccatgcgcccatagtcgtcgagtgaatcaccgagagctccatatgcaagcatcctcatcgctgtcgtgcacttctggatggaggtgaatccaagagcgtcggtgcaatccatcttgcacttgaagtagttgtcgaactcccggatgggattcacaatcctgaggaagagctttcggctcatccgataacggcgccgaaatgttttctcgccgtgaagtggagcatcagcgaagtagtcggagtagagcatgcagtagcctttgagacgatgccggttctttgctttcacccgcccaggcgccgagccacctcgccgcggcttttcatttcTCGCCAGCaactgggcgagggcggcgagcaccatgagatgctcttcttcctggacgtcggcctcggcttcctcctccagcagcgcggcgagcgcttcctcgtcatccgagtccatcgccgaggcaggcaaattgccgaacaccttgcgcttggtgggcgtgtacccgccactaaaccgcgcctccgcggccggaaacgcccagctgctgttggaggggctgccgcggtgaagcgctgctatttttccggcggggaatggctatctagcggtgtagggcggcgggcggcgccgagaTATAGCTactggtggccgagggcgcgaggggtgggaggcgagtcggggaagaaaaccttgacttttcccctgacggtgtgggccagccacgcttttcccttgcgccggagccccaaCTGCtgcccagtgcgccgggttcggcatgtgaccgccgggcggaaaaggggccgaaccggcgattttcggcgtcctgagGGAGcggctgggccgttttttcggcgccggcgccgaaaaagtggcctggggagGCCTGTtggaggcgcggctggagatgctctaatcatCTTTACTACCCATCTTTGCAACGGTGGCTTACAGGTCACTATGACGACTTGCTAGTGATGAGAGCACATTCTGCCAGTGTTGTCACAACCCATTGTGCTGATCCTATTCGAGagaaattttttttgaaacaaagaAGGTGGCAGGCTGCCGACCTTATATTTCAAAACAGGCCAAAGCCTGATGAAGTAACAAGTATCAGTACAAGTACAGCTTGTTTGGTGCACCAAGGTGCAACATACAAGCAGGCttaaagaagaaaagaggaaggaagaggaagaggaagggaggggaggggagaaggaTTACATCATTCGTCTACACACTATGCATCAGCTTTTGTCTCCAAACCTGGAGAACCTCCCTGGTGCGCTGATTTTGAGTTCTGAAACTCCAAAGACGGAGCATGTCTGCTGCATAAAGGCATGTGTATGTTACATACCAGATTTTGGAGTTGAAGACTCTGTCATTCCTAGCATGCCACAAGGCAATAGCACAAGCCGCGAAAGCCACATTCCGTTTGTGCCTGAAACTGATCTGGTGTTGTGCTTGCTCCACAAAAGAAAGAACATTAGTAGCCGAGCAAGCCAGAACGTCCAGCTCCATCTTGCACAGCGTAGTAGTAAGTGATCGATTGACTCAACAGCGGGGCAACTGTCACAATGTGCAAACGGGGCAGCCTCCGACCAGCCTTTCTTTACCATGTTATCCTTAGTGTTTAGGCGGCCACGGAAAGCAAGCCATAGGAAGATTCTGTGCTTGAGGGGGATCACCACATCCCAAACCCAAGTGTGAAAAGTTGTCAAAACCCCTCGGAAGGTGAGTAGCCTATAGAAGTATCCAGTGCAAAGCTGTCCTGAGCTCACAGAAGCAGACCGTTTGTCCTCATGCAGTAAGTTTGGAGCAATGCCCATCAACAAACCCTGCAGGGCAGCTAGCTCAGTTGAGGCCGTTTGTGAGAGATTAGGGTGGAGCTGAATAGCCCATGAACCATTAGAATGTTGTGATTGTACTGAGCAAGCTGGCTGCGCCGCGAAGGAATACAACGTCGGGAAGAGCTGGCATAAACGGCCCACTTCTAGCCATTGGTCCTTCCAGAAGGAAATCAAAAGCCCAGACCCTAGAACACATTTAGAGGAGTTGATGACCATAGGAACGAGATCTCTGAACCCTTTCCAGATGGTAGTGTCTCTGCTACTAGCACGTTGTGGAAGAACAGCCCGACAGTAATGTGTGGCAAACCAGTTATAACACGGTATGTCCGAACCTTGTAGAACGTTGGAGACAAACTTGCACATCATAGCTTGATTGTGAGCCTGCAGCTGATGGATTCCCAACCCTCCATTGATACGAGGCAACGATACTGTATCCCAAGCCACTAGGCATTGGCCACCCTTGACTTTGTTCTTGCCTTGCCAGAAGAAAGCACGTAAGAGACTTTCTAATTTCCCAAGAGACTCCTTGGGCCAAGCAAAGCATGACATGAAGTAGCTTGATATACCAGTGAGAACTGAGTTGATGAGAGTCAGTCTACCCCCTAAGGATAAGAAGGTAGCTAACCAGCCTGAAAGACGACGGTCAACCTTGTGTATAATAGGCAGTAACATACCGTGCGTAATTTTGTGCAGAGAGAGAGGCAGACCCAGGTAGATGCATGGAAAGGATGAAACGGGGCAGCCTAGGATCTGGGCAATGGCCGAAGCGGTGCTGGAGTCCACAACAACAGGTACGAGAGTGCTCTTGTGGAAATTTATGGTGAGCCCAAAAAATGCAGAGAAAGCTGTGAGGGCTGACTTAACAACTGCCGCCTGCTGCGTAGTGCCTTGAAAAAGGATCAGCGTGTCATCCGCGTATTGCAGAACCGGGAAGAAATTGTCCGAACCGAGTGGGTGAACCAGGGAGCCATCCTGGAACAAATGGCAGCACATTCTCTGCAGTACGTCTGCAACAATAATGAAGAGGTACGGGGATAAGGAGTCGCCTTGCCGAAACCCTCGCTTAGCTCGGATGGGAGCACCCATCTCGCCATTAAGAAGGACTTTAGAGCTGCCAGTTGAGAAAAGCGTATGAATCCAACTAATCCACAACTGAGGAAAACCTCTGGCTTCAAGTACTTTGTGTAAACAGGACCAACTGACACTGTCAAAAGCTTTATGGAAGTCCAACTTCAGAGCAATGACCGGCAATTTCCGTTTGTATGCATATTGGATCATTTCGGCAGCCAGGGTAAAATTTTCTATGATCGATCTGCTCCGCAAGAAGCCAGACTAGAGGGAGTGAATCAAGAGATGGATCCAAGTTTTCAGTCTGCATGCCAGAACCCTAGAAACCAGCTTGGGTATACTGTGTACAAGAGAAATTGGTCTGAAATCCCGCATCTCCAGGGGCGTATCCTTTTTGGGTAGCAGGGTGATGAGAGCAGAGTTAATACCAGCAATATCAACTTCAGTTTTGTGGAAATCATCAAAAAAACGGAGCAGGTCATCCTTTAGCAGCAGCTTGAAAGTCTTGTAAAACTCGTTGGTGAAACCGTCAGGTCCCGGGCTTCTGTTATTGGGTGAGCCACTGATGGCTTGCATGATTTCAGCCCAGGAAAACTGTGCCGTCAGGGCAGATAAATCAAGCGGAGTGTATAGGGAGTGCACATCCACTGTGTTCAAGGAGGGGGCAGGCTGTCCCAAGATTGCTTTAAAGTACTCTGTGGCCAAACTGAGTTTTTGACCATTCTGGAAATGCTCCACCCCATTGTGCACAAGCACTTTAATCTTATTACGCCGGGCCTGACAGTTGGCTGCAACATGAAAGAACTGAGTGCTCTCATCTCCAGAGACACACCACCGCACCTTGGCCCGGCGCCGCCAAAACGTAGTCTGCCAGAGTATCAGCTGTTCGGCCTTGGCATTGGCAAAAGCTCTTAACACTATTTCAATATCGGATAGCGACCTCTTCTCTTCAACTACATTGAGATAAGAGACGACATGATTGTTGTTGTCCAAGAGAACCCGCAGACTAGGCTTCATACGGCCCCAATGCCGCAGGGCTGCTTGAACACGCCTCATTTTGAAGCTGATCAGTGATGCAGAAGAGTGGATTTCTCGTGTGCCTCGACCCCAAGCCTCAGTGATGATGTTTCTAGGCTCCTCCATGTCCAGCCAGTAATTTTCCATACGGAACAGCTTGCTGGCAGGTGTGTCAGTGGAGAAGGATAGAAGAACAGGCGCATGGTCTGAAGTGGTTGAGGCAATGCAAGTAGCACTTGATTATAAGAAACTGAGATTCCAAGCTGCATTGACAAGTACCCGGTCTAAGCGAACAAGAGTAGGAAGATCTCGTTTGTTAGACCAGGTAAAAAGCCTGTTGTCAATCCACACATCATCCAAACCATGCCCTCTGATCCAAGCGTTGAAGCATTCCATCAAATTCCAATTTATCTGGCCACGAGACTTCTCATGAGCATACCTGTACATGTTGAAATCGCCCAGAACCACCCAAGGGAGATCAGGCGATCCAACAACCGAACTGACTGCATCAAAGAAACTTGGCCTCTCATTGTTCAGACATGGAGCATAAACCGTTGTAAGCAGGAAGGAGGTGTTCGTTGTTGTGGAGGACATTCTGACAGTAACGTGAAACTTATGCAGCGCAACCACTTGTCCCAGAACCGCAGCAAGGTCCCAGGCCACCAAAATCCCGCCAGCTGTGCCGTCAGAGAGAGTGACAGCATGCTCTTTGAGGTGCATAGGCAAGAAAGCTCGCAACTTGAGAGGAGAGACAGAGGAGAGCTTGgtttcctgcaagcaaataacACTAGGACAGCAAGAGGTTATAGTGTCACGGACCAACGAGCACTTGTCATCCTCACCAAGTCCACGGACATTCCAGTTCAGAATCCTCATAATGCAGTAAAGAACACATAGCCAGGGACCGAGGGGCTAGGAAGCAAATACAGCATGATCATGAAAGTAAAGCAAGCGGTGCTAAGCATTGAGACATAGATGCTAGAAAAACAACATACAGACTCTAGACTGACAGACGACCAACACCCACTAACTCTGACAGACTGAAACTCGAAAGACTAGACAGAACAACAGATAACTGCAGTACACTAACACAGGTAAACTCTTGATCCAAACCACTACAAGTAGCACTGCCCGAAGGCCTACAAGGAAGACGTCAGCTCTAACCATTGAAAGAGTTGAAGACACATGCAGGAGAGCCAGTAGAAGCACTGGCAGAGTTGGAGGCATCGCCCGAAGAGACGGAGACGGCTCTGTCCTTAGCTTGTTCCAGGATGGCATTGGCGTTGAGGTCGCAACACTGAGCGATCTGCTTCAGCTTGCCCCGAGTGAGCGGTGACGGTGTGTTCAGAAGTGGTAGCTCGAGGAGTTCTGACACGGCCACTGTCTTGACTTTCTTGCGGCGCCAAGAAGAACCGGAGCGGCGGGACGATCCCAAACTGGAGTCGGATCCTGTTGCCACCGCCTTCCTCTTAGCAGCCCGCTCGACAGATCCCACGCGCACCCCGTCGTAGGCGCGCCTGATGCGTGGACTGCGCCTCGGCGAAGCGGTGAGCACTGGCGGTGgcgcttcctcctcctccgccggctGGCCAAGAACAAGATTGGGAGCCCTGGCCGCCTCCAGGGTCCCCAGAGCAGCCGGCGCCAGGTCCTGGATCTCCGCCGCGTTGTTGAGATCGAAGGCCGCAGGGACGGCCGGGGCCGCCACCCCTACACCCATAGAGGGGGAGGGGAAGAGTCGCAGCGCGGCAGTAGATCACCAGCGGGAGGCTCACGCGGTGGTAAGCGGCAGCTGCAGAGGGCGGTGGCCACCTGGGGCGGAAGTGCAGCGCACGCCCCGTGCAGAAGATCAGTGGAGATGACTAGGGACGGTTGACCGCTCAACAGTATCCCTGGCTCAGGACGAGGGATGCGGTGGAAAGGCCTGGAGCAGATGGGCCGTGCCACCAGAATCTGGTGGGCCCGGTAGTGTTGCTGGGCTGGGAATTGGTTCTCTATTGGCAAGTCGCTGGGTGCGAAAGCAAGTGCGGGCCCAACAGCAGGAAGCAGCCCAACAGGCACATTAGCTTTAGGTGGATGCCTGCATTCCACAGACGGAAGCAATGGAAGGGTGCAAGAGCAAAGCCCCCCATCCAGCATCTTGGGCCAGAAGTTGAAGAAGAGGGAGCGAGAACTTTCCCGCGAAAGCTTCCCCTTGGTGTAATCAAAGCATGGGAAAAAACCATCATCCAAAGAGAGCAGGCGGACAGGAATGACACCCATAGCCTCCCTGCTGTTGTTGATCTCAAGCTTGAAAGTGAAGCTGAGATCGTCAGGGTTGAAGGAGACCGAGACGCACGGCTTGCGTACGTCCACCGCCCAGAGTGACGCGTTGAGGCAGATTCTAAGCTCGTCCTCGTGCAGGATTTGAGCTTCAGTGGGCAGTGAAAAAGCACTGCCTCTAATGAGCTTGGGCTTGGCCGCAATGGAGAAAGAATTTATGCGCGTACCTCTTTCCTTTGTGCGGCCCGTGGAAACGACAGCGACGGCGGCCAGGCGACGCGTGAACCACCGCCGCCAGCCGTCGCTGTCGGGCACCGCAGCGCCCGTGACCGGCCAGGACCTGAGGAGGGAGTACACGCTTGCCCATGCCCACGCCCAGCAAGGAAAGCAGAGGAAGATAAGCAAAAAATCTGAGATAAGACGGCGACGGCCCCCCATTGATGCGCTTAAGTGGCGAACCGCAATGAATGGCCGGATAATCCCGTCGCCATCGCCCGGACGCTTGTTCGGTTCGgactgcggtgcgcgtgccggtcACCGCGGTCACCGTCCGACACCGCAAGCTAGTGGGGGCGTGCGTGCCCCACGCATCAGCAGAACGTCCGCTCTGCCCCGCCGCTGACCTTGCCCAAAGCAGTATAAAACCGGCGCCACCTCCTGTGCTGTGCTATGCTATGCTTGGCCGCACCGACCGCACTAACCATGCCCATTTAACTCCACCGGCCACTGCAGCTAGCCTTCTCGTCTCCAAGAAGCAGAGCACCCGCAGCCAGCACCATGGCGAGTCGGGCTGCCGTGTCCGCGGCCCTGGCGCTGCTGGTGGCGTCGGCGTCCGCGTGGCTGCACGAAGAGTTCACCACGGAGGGCAACGTGCGCGCGGGCTACGACGCGCGGGGGCAGCAGGTGGCGTCGATCGTCCTCGACCGGCAGTCCGGCGGCGCCTTCCGCTCCCGGCGCCGCTACCTCTACGGCCAGTTCAGCGTCCAGATCAAGCTCGTCCCCGGCAACTCCGCCGGCACCGTCGCCTCCTTCTACGTACGTATTCCATTCCCGTTCAAATCGAGCACAGAATATATATCTAGTTGATTGACATTCGACTGACGACGCCGGCGTTGCTACTTGAACTTGATTGATGCAGCTGTCGTCGGGCGAGGGGCCGGGGCACGACGAGATCGACATGGAGTTCATGGGCAACACGACGGGCCAGCCGGTGGCGCTCAACACCAACGTGTGGGCCAACGGCGACGGCAAGAAGGAGCAGCAGTTCTACCTCTGGTTCGACCCGGCCGCCGACTACCACACCTACACCATCATCTGGAACGCCAAGAACGTCATCTTCAAGGTGGACGGCCTCTTCGTCCGCTGCTTCACCCGCCACGCCGACCTGCCCTACCCGGGCGCCAAGCCCATGGCGGTGCACGCCACGCTCTGGGACGGCAGCTACTGGGCGACGCAGCGGGGCAAGGTGAAGGTGGACTGGGCCGCCGCGCCCTTCGTCGCCTCCTACCGCGGCTACTCCGCGGACGCCTGCGTgcccgccggcgccggccgcccgCTCGCCTGCCCCGCCGACACCGGCCGCTGGATGCGGCGCCGGCCCAGCGCCGCAGAGCGGGGCACCCTCGCTTGGGCTAAGAAGAATTACATGCGCTACAACTACTGCGACGACGGCTGGCGGTTCCCCAAGGGGTTCCCCGCCGAGTGCTCCCGTGGCTGATTCTCTTACTGGTTCTTGCTCGACACCGACCTCTTGTCGATCATCGGTGGACATACATGACATACGTTGGTTGC
The sequence above is drawn from the Triticum aestivum cultivar Chinese Spring chromosome 7A, IWGSC CS RefSeq v2.1, whole genome shotgun sequence genome and encodes:
- the LOC123147783 gene encoding xyloglucan endotransglycosylase/hydrolase protein 8, giving the protein MASRAAVSAALALLVASASAWLHEEFTTEGNVRAGYDARGQQVASIVLDRQSGGAFRSRRRYLYGQFSVQIKLVPGNSAGTVASFYLSSGEGPGHDEIDMEFMGNTTGQPVALNTNVWANGDGKKEQQFYLWFDPAADYHTYTIIWNAKNVIFKVDGLFVRCFTRHADLPYPGAKPMAVHATLWDGSYWATQRGKVKVDWAAAPFVASYRGYSADACVPAGAGRPLACPADTGRWMRRRPSAAERGTLAWAKKNYMRYNYCDDGWRFPKGFPAECSRG